The window GAGCACTAGAAGTGGGAACTAATGCCGAAGAAGATGACTGAGCCACAGGAGACGACATTCCCGGAACACCCGCGGAGGAGCTACCCGGAATGCCAGCTGAAGAAAGTCCCGGAGCAAAAGACGAACTGGACCAACCGCCCAATTGACCGTCATTGGAATCGGAGCTAATTTCACCAATTCCCGGAGCCGCCATGCCAAAATCCGAAGAATTCGAATCACCGCAAGCGGATAAAACCAAACCAAAACTAATCCCAAATAACGCTACACCAGAAAAGATTTTTTTCATGTCTGATCCCTTAGAATTGAGCGATACATTTTGAGCGCCACACCAATCCAATCCTTGAGTTAAGTATATATTTAGCCGCGTTGCAAAAGCCTCTTTTTTTAATTTCACGTTGTAAAAGGATTGAGCATTTGACAACACGCAAAAAAGCGGAACAAGGCGTTCCGTTTTACTATTTTTGTCGTGAAAAAATTTTAACAAAAGCAGGATTTTACATGAATTTCAGCGACTTCAGCAAGGCGAGCCAACAGTTCAATCAGTTCAGCCCCGAGATGAAAGAACAAATGATGAAGATGGCAAAAGCCCGCGTAAAGGAAAAATTACTCAAGTGGTTTGCGACACCGACATTTGTGCTGCTCGGAATTATTCTCGGCGCAGTCATCGGCGCGCTCACCGCATGCTTTGGAGACATCAGTGACAGGCTTTCCGCCATCCGCGATGCAAACCCATTGTACTTTATTCCCGCCCTCGCCATCGGCGGTGCAGCCATCGTATTCGCTTATAAGAAATGGGGACGCTGGACGGAACGCGGCATGGACCAAGTCTTCGCCGTAGGCCTCAACAAAGAGAGCGACTTTCCGCTCGTCTCTATCCCGATGGCCGCTGTGAGCACTTGGCTGACGCAACTCTTCGGCGGAAGCGCAGGTCGTGAAGGGGCTGCTATGCAAATCGGCTCCGCACTTTCGTACAACATAAGCAAGAAGTTGCCATTTGAAAACGCAGCGCATGTTATGCTCGTGACCGGGCTTGCCGCAGGCTTCGCAGGAATTTTCCAAGCCCCGATGGCAGCCACAGCATTCGCATTGGAAGTTCTGCTCGTCGGCCACTTGGAACTTGGCGCATTGCTCCCCGCCGCCGCAGCCGCATTTACCGCCTGCAAAGTTTCGAGCATGCTCGGATTCCACAAGTTCAGCGTGGACTTGAGTTCGCTTCTCGATGCGAGTGGATTCTCGGCAAGCATTTTCACGAACGAAGGCGCACTTGACGGCAAGTTCCTTGTGAAGCTTGCGCTGATGGGCGTGCTCTTCGGAGTTGTCGGTGGCGGTTTTGCAAAGCTCCTCGGACTCTCGCAAAACTTTTTTGCTAAGAAGTTCCCGAACAACATCAAGCGAATCGCCATTATGGGCGTTGGAACAAGCGCTTTGCTGCTCGTATTTTTTCAAGGTCGTTATGCCGGACTTGGAACAAACTTGTTGGATTTGAGTTTTGGGGTTAATGCCGCCGGGATTGCCGGATATGACTGGATTCTGAAATTTGCACTCACAATCCTCACGCTCTCCGCCGGATTCATCGGCGGTGCCGTCACCCCGCTTTTCGCCATCGGTGCTTCCTTCGGAATTTTCATCGCAAGCATATTCGGAATGCCTGTTGCCCTTGCCGCAGCCCTCGGCTTTGCAGCAGTCTTTGCAAGCGCTAGCAACACGCTCTGGGCTCCCATCCTCATCGCCGGCGAAATCTTCGGATTCAATTGCCTCCCCGCATTCTTCATCGTCTGCACGGTCGCCTACATCTGCAACGGCGGACAATCGATTTACAAGCAAAAAAAGATTAGGATAAAGATTTAAAAAGCGAAGTCTTTTCATTACAAAAAGTCGTCCGAACAGCGGGCGACTTTTTTGCTTATCAAATCCGATTAAGCATTCTTCACAACTGTGTACTTTTCTATGTACTTTTCTGTGAACTTTTCTGTGTACTAGCATTAAAATTGGCATTTTCATCAATTAAAGTTCTTTTATCGAGCGAAGAAGTTTTCGTGTTTTTGGCAGTCTCCTTTAGCATAGCAATGATGTTGTGATACGCATCCGTGTATTCAATTTGCATAATCGTAGTGATTTTATTGCCAGCATCTTTACTCG of the Fibrobacter sp. UWB2 genome contains:
- a CDS encoding chloride channel protein; the encoded protein is MNFSDFSKASQQFNQFSPEMKEQMMKMAKARVKEKLLKWFATPTFVLLGIILGAVIGALTACFGDISDRLSAIRDANPLYFIPALAIGGAAIVFAYKKWGRWTERGMDQVFAVGLNKESDFPLVSIPMAAVSTWLTQLFGGSAGREGAAMQIGSALSYNISKKLPFENAAHVMLVTGLAAGFAGIFQAPMAATAFALEVLLVGHLELGALLPAAAAAFTACKVSSMLGFHKFSVDLSSLLDASGFSASIFTNEGALDGKFLVKLALMGVLFGVVGGGFAKLLGLSQNFFAKKFPNNIKRIAIMGVGTSALLLVFFQGRYAGLGTNLLDLSFGVNAAGIAGYDWILKFALTILTLSAGFIGGAVTPLFAIGASFGIFIASIFGMPVALAAALGFAAVFASASNTLWAPILIAGEIFGFNCLPAFFIVCTVAYICNGGQSIYKQKKIRIKI